A single region of the Hoeflea prorocentri genome encodes:
- a CDS encoding thioredoxin family protein: MLLDTPICDFGWKGPDFTLKDAHGNSFTMSDHLGENGLLIAFVCNHCPYVQAIGHRLAEDAAMLKSEGINVLAVMSNDYRKVPSDGPEFMPQFAAKHGWTFPYLIDEDQSVGKSYDAVCTPDFFGFNKNGELHYRGRLDDAGMGDASSRERELVNAMLQIARTGEGPREQTPSMGCSIKWSD; the protein is encoded by the coding sequence ATGCTGCTTGATACTCCCATTTGTGATTTTGGCTGGAAAGGCCCGGATTTCACGCTGAAGGATGCCCATGGCAACTCGTTCACGATGAGCGATCATCTGGGCGAAAACGGCCTGCTGATCGCATTTGTTTGCAACCATTGCCCCTATGTACAGGCGATTGGTCACCGGCTGGCTGAGGACGCTGCGATGCTGAAGTCTGAAGGCATCAATGTGCTTGCCGTCATGTCCAATGATTATCGGAAGGTGCCGAGTGACGGCCCTGAATTCATGCCGCAATTTGCCGCAAAACATGGTTGGACGTTTCCGTACCTGATCGATGAAGACCAAAGTGTCGGCAAATCCTATGACGCCGTGTGCACCCCGGATTTCTTCGGTTTCAACAAGAACGGAGAACTGCACTATCGCGGACGTCTGGACGATGCCGGGATGGGTGATGCAAGCAGCCGCGAACGCGAGCTGGTCAATGCCATGCTGCAAATCGCCCGGACCGGCGAAGGCCCCAGGGAACAGACCCCGTCCATGGGATGCTCCATTAAATGGAGTGACTAG
- a CDS encoding MBL fold metallo-hydrolase, producing the protein MTDLTLRAIRAKHGDCLLLFAEDATVLVDGGPSGVYQRFLRDQLEALPKNGDEPPLIDLLMVSHIDADHIDGILDLTDELIEARDEERDPVVHIRRAWCNGFPDTIAKITGAGVAASRADAASLASALDELDFGDFDPCDSKLVLSSVGQGRQLRLDLKALNIDVNQRFKNRLALLGNAASPWKCGALSLDVIGPSQEQIDDLKKKWAKDLNKILKKEADAETAAHSMDTSVSNLASIVVFAEAGGKTALLTGDARGKMIMEWLEETGRLAPGGSVHFDILKNPHHGSKRNVTPEFFERVTADHYVFCGDGKHGNPEPETLKMLFEARPNLDYTVHMTYGPDDLRSHKEFKKKGLIAALDDVLSTPERRAVLRFPAEGEKHIDIIV; encoded by the coding sequence ATGACGGACCTGACATTGCGTGCCATCAGGGCAAAGCACGGAGATTGCCTGCTGCTTTTCGCCGAAGACGCTACGGTTCTGGTCGATGGTGGTCCATCTGGCGTTTACCAGCGTTTCCTGCGGGACCAGCTTGAAGCGCTGCCGAAAAACGGCGATGAACCGCCGTTAATCGATCTGCTGATGGTCAGCCATATCGATGCGGACCACATTGACGGCATTCTGGATCTCACCGATGAGCTGATTGAAGCCCGCGACGAAGAGCGCGATCCAGTCGTCCATATCCGCAGGGCATGGTGCAACGGTTTTCCAGATACGATAGCAAAGATCACCGGAGCCGGCGTCGCCGCTTCGCGGGCAGATGCAGCGTCTCTTGCCAGTGCTCTGGACGAGTTGGATTTCGGCGATTTCGATCCATGTGATTCCAAGCTGGTTCTCTCGAGTGTTGGGCAGGGACGACAGCTCAGGCTGGATCTCAAGGCGCTCAATATAGATGTCAATCAGCGGTTCAAGAATCGTCTGGCGCTCCTGGGTAATGCCGCAAGCCCCTGGAAATGTGGGGCGCTCAGTCTTGATGTGATCGGTCCGTCGCAGGAGCAAATCGATGACTTGAAAAAAAAATGGGCAAAGGACCTGAATAAGATTCTCAAGAAGGAAGCCGACGCAGAAACTGCAGCGCATAGCATGGACACATCGGTATCAAACCTCGCATCCATAGTGGTTTTTGCGGAGGCTGGCGGTAAAACTGCGTTGCTGACCGGGGACGCGCGTGGGAAAATGATCATGGAATGGCTGGAAGAGACCGGGCGTCTGGCTCCTGGCGGTTCAGTCCACTTCGACATACTTAAAAATCCTCACCACGGGAGCAAAAGAAACGTAACGCCGGAATTCTTTGAACGCGTTACCGCGGACCACTATGTGTTTTGTGGCGACGGCAAACACGGGAACCCGGAACCGGAAACCCTGAAAATGCTCTTCGAGGCGCGCCCGAACCTGGACTATACGGTTCACATGACCTATGGCCCGGATGACCTCAGATCCCACAAGGAGTTTAAGAAAAAGGGATTGATTGCGGCATTGGATGATGTGCTCTCGACGCCGGAGCGTAGAGCCGTTCTGCGTTTTCCAGCCGAAGGTGAAAAGCACATAGATATAATTGTTTAG
- a CDS encoding S8 family peptidase: MDELIKRRSAFANSLLFETPGGLRFTQDSPILPNVWLAFAMEPNRQHELILTSAEEGGTGQAAQKIREMLNIYRKKKKEAGEPLGERPRISYIPGQIAVRIYFDELMRIVLPLTQWWHETYDRLRALEHTMKEANVAEWRPFPQPDQKGGRERDLYDALWVIRRRVSSTVENEGLISGNAKRKRYIRDIPPDLAWLVRIAGLIANCFTRECKLLEQDDQLSGVFEKEFSLLQREREDPDLIENSEEAMRRQKLLDVELEDSQMARREVVKAFTNLYRNWTKNNDYPKEKYIWRVTKNRPIRLAVNKSSLTVKADAAIRLFDISCENITWAVIDSGIDPNHHAFKRLTPQHEKEVREKLNIARRKALHAAEQPEHAEGELRLEDLTETRIVKTLDFTRLRELLDYDIEMDLEDEVANKREANVLEEISRRMAGKGKAKKRQAAKKLLNELKRRIKGGKDISWQDLEDAIVDHNPDVPENDHGTHVAGILGADWIENLDHENKEPLHSRTRKLRGVCPDINMIDVRVFRDDGRTDEFELLAAIQYLRWMNSRAGTMQVHGANLSLSLIHEVRRFACGRTPICDECDEAVAAGMVIVAAAGNRGFEMQEFEEVRSTDSYRSVSITDPGNANSVITVGATHRKRPHEYGVSYFSSRGPTGDGRLKPDVVAPGEKIYGPTPHNRAEYKDGTSMAAPHVSGASAMLMARHTELIAQPERIKRILCETATDLQRERYFQGNGLVDILRALQSV; this comes from the coding sequence ATGGACGAACTTATCAAGCGAAGATCAGCTTTCGCCAACAGTCTTCTTTTCGAAACACCTGGCGGATTGAGGTTTACTCAAGACAGCCCGATCCTACCAAATGTGTGGTTGGCCTTTGCCATGGAGCCTAACCGGCAACATGAACTAATTCTTACAAGCGCGGAAGAAGGCGGCACGGGACAAGCCGCCCAAAAGATACGTGAGATGTTGAATATCTATCGGAAAAAGAAGAAGGAGGCTGGCGAGCCTCTCGGGGAGCGGCCGCGCATCTCCTATATTCCCGGTCAGATTGCTGTGCGTATTTATTTTGATGAACTGATGCGCATTGTTTTGCCGCTTACGCAATGGTGGCACGAAACCTATGATCGTCTTCGCGCCCTTGAGCACACGATGAAAGAGGCCAATGTTGCCGAATGGAGGCCATTCCCGCAACCGGATCAAAAGGGCGGGCGAGAACGGGACCTGTATGACGCGTTGTGGGTGATACGGCGGCGGGTTAGTTCGACCGTTGAAAATGAGGGCCTTATCAGCGGCAATGCGAAGCGTAAGAGATACATCCGGGATATCCCCCCCGACCTGGCTTGGCTGGTTCGCATCGCGGGGCTTATAGCAAATTGCTTCACACGAGAGTGCAAGCTTCTCGAGCAGGATGATCAATTGAGCGGGGTCTTTGAAAAGGAGTTTTCTCTGCTTCAACGGGAGCGTGAGGATCCTGACCTAATCGAGAACTCCGAAGAGGCCATGAGGCGCCAAAAGCTCCTTGATGTCGAGCTCGAAGATTCACAGATGGCTCGACGGGAGGTCGTAAAGGCTTTTACGAACCTCTATCGCAATTGGACAAAGAACAACGACTATCCGAAGGAAAAGTATATTTGGCGTGTAACCAAAAATCGCCCGATTCGGCTGGCCGTGAACAAATCTTCACTGACCGTAAAGGCAGACGCAGCCATCCGGTTGTTTGACATATCTTGCGAAAACATAACCTGGGCTGTGATTGACAGTGGAATCGACCCCAACCATCACGCCTTCAAACGACTTACCCCACAACACGAAAAGGAAGTACGTGAAAAGCTCAATATCGCCCGCCGGAAAGCGCTTCACGCTGCTGAACAACCCGAACATGCAGAAGGCGAACTTCGCCTCGAGGATCTGACTGAGACCCGGATCGTCAAAACCCTTGATTTCACGCGACTGCGTGAACTTCTCGATTATGACATTGAGATGGACCTTGAAGACGAGGTGGCGAACAAGCGAGAAGCAAATGTACTTGAGGAAATATCTCGTAGAATGGCCGGCAAAGGCAAAGCCAAGAAGCGCCAAGCCGCAAAAAAGCTGCTCAACGAACTCAAGCGCCGAATCAAAGGTGGCAAGGACATCAGTTGGCAGGATTTGGAAGATGCTATCGTTGATCATAATCCCGACGTTCCGGAAAACGATCACGGTACCCACGTTGCGGGTATTCTGGGCGCTGACTGGATCGAAAACCTCGATCACGAAAACAAGGAACCGCTCCATTCTCGCACCAGGAAATTGCGCGGGGTGTGTCCCGACATCAATATGATTGACGTACGTGTGTTCCGTGACGACGGGCGTACCGATGAATTTGAGCTATTGGCAGCCATCCAGTATCTGCGCTGGATGAACTCCAGGGCCGGCACGATGCAGGTTCACGGTGCGAATCTAAGCCTGTCGCTGATTCACGAGGTTCGACGGTTTGCGTGCGGGCGAACCCCGATTTGTGATGAATGCGATGAAGCGGTGGCGGCGGGCATGGTCATCGTCGCTGCGGCGGGCAATCGAGGTTTCGAGATGCAGGAGTTCGAGGAAGTTCGATCTACAGATAGTTATCGTTCCGTATCCATTACGGATCCGGGCAACGCCAACAGCGTGATAACCGTTGGAGCAACGCATCGCAAAAGACCTCACGAATATGGCGTCAGCTATTTCTCGAGCCGCGGTCCCACGGGTGACGGGCGGCTTAAACCGGATGTTGTTGCTCCGGGAGAGAAGATCTACGGCCCGACGCCTCACAACAGGGCTGAATACAAGGATGGGACCAGCATGGCGGCGCCCCATGTAAGCGGCGCATCAGCCATGCTGATGGCACGTCACACCGAACTCATTGCGCAGCCTGAGCGTATCAAACGCATACTTTGTGAAACGGCAACTGACCTGCAGCGTGAACGGTATTTTCAGGGTAATGGCTTGGTCGACATTCTGCGCGCGCTTCAATCTGTCTAG
- a CDS encoding carboxymuconolactone decarboxylase family protein has product MTDFTTHTPATAPAASKPLLEGAQAAYGFVPNLLGTMAEAPAMLEGYMTLAGIFDKSELSETERQIILMTNNRLNGCTYCMAAHTSLSQMAKVPADVIEALRAGTEIADAKLEALRQFAITINETRGWPSENAVSAFLDAGYSRQTILEVILGTALKVMSNYTNHVAETEVDQAFAANVWSNPANQAA; this is encoded by the coding sequence ATGACCGACTTCACGACCCATACACCGGCCACGGCACCTGCCGCCTCCAAGCCACTCTTAGAGGGCGCGCAAGCAGCCTACGGCTTTGTCCCGAACCTTCTTGGCACGATGGCCGAAGCCCCGGCCATGCTAGAGGGTTACATGACCCTTGCCGGCATCTTCGACAAATCCGAGCTGTCGGAAACCGAACGCCAGATCATCCTGATGACGAACAATCGTCTGAACGGCTGCACCTACTGCATGGCGGCGCATACCTCGCTGTCGCAGATGGCGAAAGTCCCGGCCGATGTCATTGAGGCTTTGCGCGCCGGCACTGAAATTGCCGATGCCAAACTTGAGGCACTGCGCCAGTTTGCCATCACCATAAACGAGACGCGCGGCTGGCCTTCCGAGAACGCTGTCAGCGCATTCCTTGATGCCGGCTACAGCAGGCAGACCATCCTCGAAGTGATCCTCGGCACCGCGCTGAAGGTCATGTCGAACTACACCAACCATGTCGCGGAGACAGAGGTAGACCAGGCGTTCGCAGCCAATGTCTGGAGCAACCCGGCCAATCAAGCGGCCTAG
- a CDS encoding winged helix-turn-helix domain-containing protein: MLFLPMDEIRFSDFTLQRRLRRLTKDGEEIALGARAFDLLELLVAQRDTVVGRDEIMATVWPETVVGENNLNVQVANLRRVLGPEAIVTVPGRGLRFALDVATDGPVPLSLPDRPSVVVLPFSDLGTDPELAWLAEGFVEDITTELSRFRDLFVVARNSALLYRQTPRDLSAVSRELGVRYVVEGSVRATPDRVRVTAKLIDATNGEQVWADNFDGDLSGHFETQAEVARALVTCLVPQIGRADAERERATPPEDLTAHGLAKQAWFAAAAGDMAYDQEPRDSGTALARQALERDPGSSLAWRVLAWVAWGNAYHATTDSIPRTLAEGIDAATKAIAADPADHHARRLRALLHFMNQSPETGLPELRRAHEMNPNCSSTLAWLGLYEGLHGDIRRGVPLAEAAIRHSPRDPSHGSHLAALGFAQFANRDYVAAADTASAALAESAGSAVPLVLSTIANVAAGRLERATDAFNRLEQIAPKLVEVRLSGRWLATNPEYLKRAHMFFRIAAGLASPEAAERLR; encoded by the coding sequence TTGCTTTTCCTGCCGATGGACGAAATCCGCTTTTCAGACTTCACCCTGCAACGCCGCCTCCGCCGCTTGACCAAAGACGGCGAGGAGATTGCCCTCGGCGCCCGCGCCTTCGATCTTCTCGAGCTCCTTGTCGCTCAGCGCGATACTGTCGTCGGACGCGATGAAATCATGGCGACGGTCTGGCCCGAAACCGTGGTCGGTGAGAACAATCTGAATGTGCAAGTGGCCAATCTGCGCCGGGTGCTGGGACCGGAAGCCATCGTGACCGTTCCGGGCCGAGGCCTGCGCTTTGCTCTGGACGTCGCAACAGACGGGCCCGTGCCTCTGAGCCTGCCGGACAGGCCGTCCGTCGTTGTCCTGCCCTTTTCAGACCTCGGCACAGATCCGGAACTGGCCTGGTTGGCCGAGGGGTTTGTCGAGGACATAACAACCGAGCTTTCGCGCTTCCGCGACTTGTTCGTTGTTGCGCGCAATTCCGCCCTCCTTTATCGGCAAACACCCCGCGATCTGAGTGCCGTCTCGCGCGAGCTTGGCGTCCGGTATGTTGTGGAGGGAAGCGTAAGGGCAACGCCGGACCGCGTTCGTGTCACGGCAAAGCTAATCGACGCCACAAACGGTGAGCAGGTATGGGCTGACAACTTTGACGGTGACTTATCGGGTCACTTCGAAACACAGGCAGAGGTGGCGCGGGCGCTGGTAACCTGCCTGGTGCCCCAGATTGGTCGCGCGGATGCCGAGCGCGAACGCGCGACACCGCCCGAAGACCTGACCGCGCATGGTCTTGCCAAACAGGCATGGTTCGCAGCCGCCGCCGGAGACATGGCCTATGATCAGGAGCCCCGCGACAGCGGCACTGCCCTTGCGCGACAGGCTCTTGAACGCGACCCCGGTTCCAGCCTTGCCTGGCGCGTTTTGGCATGGGTCGCCTGGGGCAATGCCTATCACGCGACAACGGATTCGATCCCCCGCACACTGGCCGAAGGGATTGATGCTGCAACCAAGGCCATCGCCGCCGATCCCGCCGATCATCATGCGCGGCGGCTGCGCGCGCTCCTGCATTTCATGAACCAGTCCCCGGAAACCGGCTTGCCGGAGCTTCGGCGAGCGCACGAGATGAACCCCAACTGCAGCTCCACCCTAGCTTGGCTGGGCCTTTATGAAGGACTCCACGGTGATATCAGGCGTGGCGTGCCGCTTGCCGAGGCCGCCATCAGGCATAGCCCGCGGGACCCGTCTCATGGATCGCACCTTGCCGCGTTGGGGTTCGCTCAGTTCGCCAACCGTGACTATGTGGCCGCTGCCGATACCGCCTCGGCGGCGCTCGCCGAATCCGCCGGCAGCGCGGTTCCTTTGGTCCTGAGCACCATCGCCAATGTTGCCGCCGGCCGGCTGGAACGGGCAACGGACGCCTTCAATCGGCTGGAGCAGATCGCACCCAAGCTCGTTGAAGTACGGCTCTCCGGGCGCTGGCTGGCAACAAACCCTGAATACCTCAAGCGGGCACATATGTTTTTCCGCATCGCCGCCGGGCTGGCATCTCCAGAAGCGGCAGAGCGGCTGCGTTAA
- a CDS encoding haloalkane dehalogenase gives MKHSSRFLAAAAAATMIFIPLASAQEANPYADFKIPPAEVSSDFPYEHKFVEILGSRMAYVDEGDGDPILFLHGQPTSSYLWRNIMPFVEGKGRIIAPDNIGFGKSDQPDLDYTFLDHYRYFEAFVEELGLKDITLVVHDWGSGLGLHYAAEHPDNVKGIVTMEALIAPILPAVSYEAMPKELGGFFSFVRSPEGRKLIVEGNGWLTGDGFLTGFTDRPLADEALRTYQAPHTTEKSRVQVNQWPNEIPIGGEPATTTQIIGNYNAFLEKTDIPWLFLYASPGATAPEAAADYWAERAKNIETVYIGHGLHYVQEDQPYAIGRAIADWYRRLDGN, from the coding sequence ATGAAACACTCTTCACGTTTTCTGGCCGCGGCAGCGGCAGCAACCATGATATTCATTCCGTTGGCCTCTGCCCAGGAAGCCAACCCCTATGCAGACTTTAAAATTCCACCGGCCGAGGTGTCTTCGGACTTCCCGTACGAACACAAATTCGTGGAAATTCTTGGCTCCAGGATGGCCTATGTCGATGAGGGCGACGGCGATCCCATCCTGTTTCTTCACGGACAGCCGACCTCGTCCTATTTGTGGCGCAACATCATGCCCTTTGTCGAAGGCAAGGGCCGCATTATCGCTCCGGACAATATCGGCTTCGGCAAGTCCGACCAGCCGGATCTGGATTATACATTCCTCGATCACTACAGATATTTTGAAGCCTTCGTGGAAGAACTCGGCCTGAAAGACATTACGCTGGTCGTTCACGACTGGGGCTCGGGCCTCGGACTTCACTATGCTGCTGAGCACCCCGACAACGTCAAAGGCATCGTGACCATGGAAGCCCTGATCGCGCCAATCCTGCCTGCCGTCAGTTATGAAGCCATGCCGAAGGAGCTGGGCGGTTTCTTCAGCTTCGTGCGCAGTCCGGAGGGCCGCAAACTAATCGTCGAAGGCAATGGCTGGTTGACGGGAGACGGGTTTCTGACAGGCTTTACGGACCGCCCTTTGGCTGATGAGGCGCTGCGTACCTATCAGGCTCCGCACACCACCGAGAAGTCCCGCGTGCAGGTCAATCAGTGGCCGAACGAAATCCCGATCGGCGGGGAGCCGGCCACGACAACGCAAATCATCGGCAACTACAACGCGTTTCTGGAAAAAACGGATATTCCATGGCTGTTCCTCTACGCTTCGCCAGGCGCAACAGCACCGGAAGCCGCTGCTGACTACTGGGCCGAGCGCGCAAAGAACATCGAGACGGTCTATATCGGTCATGGCCTGCACTATGTTCAGGAAGACCAGCCCTACGCAATCGGCCGGGCGATCGCCGACTGGTATCGCCGTCTGGACGGGAATTGA
- a CDS encoding TetR/AcrR family transcriptional regulator → MPWEKSFDLDEATDKAITVFWKKGYEGTSMADLIEGMGINKGSLYNAFGSKKALFDRALLRYDTLNRSAILAQLAKLDDPVGAIEQLFDGLIAETEADKQQKGCLLINTALELPNHTQDVQVMVTGALGEFEDFFRQLIVKGKETGQIPETVNADETAKALLSLVVALRVLARGTYDANALKALKAGALRLVSQ, encoded by the coding sequence ATGCCCTGGGAAAAATCGTTCGATCTCGATGAGGCAACAGATAAAGCGATCACGGTCTTTTGGAAAAAAGGCTATGAAGGAACCTCCATGGCCGATCTCATCGAGGGCATGGGGATCAACAAGGGTAGCCTTTACAATGCATTTGGAAGCAAGAAGGCGCTCTTTGACCGGGCCTTGCTTCGTTACGACACCCTCAATCGGAGTGCGATCCTCGCGCAGCTCGCCAAGCTCGACGATCCGGTTGGGGCGATTGAACAGCTATTTGATGGCCTGATCGCGGAAACCGAAGCGGACAAGCAGCAAAAGGGATGTCTGCTGATCAACACGGCTTTGGAACTGCCGAACCACACACAGGATGTGCAGGTCATGGTGACCGGTGCTCTCGGTGAGTTCGAGGATTTCTTCCGTCAGCTGATCGTAAAGGGAAAAGAGACCGGCCAGATCCCCGAAACGGTCAACGCTGATGAAACCGCAAAGGCGCTCCTGTCTTTGGTAGTCGCCCTGCGGGTCCTGGCGCGGGGTACTTACGATGCGAACGCCCTGAAAGCCCTGAAAGCTGGCGCTCTGCGGCTGGTAAGCCAGTAG
- a CDS encoding dipeptidase, whose translation MSSSTRFFDGHNDFLLRLMKMPAPREETWLGTGRTGHLDLTRMKEAGFAGGLFAIFVPPASGGPPPDFKALMANPPYDLPIPPEMDHRIAQPDAFGMAGLLHWMERVAPDEFKVCRSGAEIRASMNDGVIAGVMHMEGAEAIDPDFDALFLFHEMGLRSLGPVWSRPTIFGHGAPMAFPGSPDIGPGLTDTGKDLVRLCNGLGIMIDLSHMNEAGFNDVAAISTAPLVATHSNAHALCTSPRNLTDRQLHAIRDTGGLVGFNFATFYLNPDGTAASDTSWDTMRRQLDYLITEAGEDHVGLGSDFDGCVLPDLIGDVTGVPRLFQALADSGYDDLILTKLARENWLACLERSLKPAS comes from the coding sequence TTGAGCAGCTCCACTCGCTTTTTTGACGGTCACAATGATTTCCTGCTCAGGCTGATGAAAATGCCGGCGCCGCGTGAGGAGACATGGCTTGGCACAGGGCGCACAGGCCATCTCGATCTCACACGAATGAAAGAAGCGGGTTTTGCAGGCGGGCTGTTCGCGATCTTCGTGCCACCGGCTTCAGGCGGCCCGCCGCCCGATTTCAAAGCGTTGATGGCGAATCCGCCCTATGATTTGCCAATACCGCCTGAGATGGATCACAGGATCGCCCAACCAGATGCATTTGGTATGGCGGGCCTGCTTCACTGGATGGAGCGCGTTGCACCGGATGAGTTCAAGGTCTGCCGGTCGGGCGCGGAGATCCGCGCATCCATGAATGACGGCGTTATTGCCGGTGTGATGCATATGGAGGGTGCTGAGGCGATTGACCCTGATTTCGATGCGCTTTTCCTGTTCCACGAGATGGGATTGCGGTCACTCGGTCCTGTTTGGAGCCGCCCGACCATCTTCGGCCATGGCGCACCGATGGCTTTCCCTGGCTCGCCCGATATCGGGCCGGGGCTGACCGATACGGGCAAGGACCTTGTGCGGCTTTGCAACGGTCTCGGAATCATGATCGATTTGTCGCATATGAACGAAGCCGGCTTCAATGATGTGGCGGCGATCTCAACAGCGCCGCTGGTTGCCACCCACTCGAATGCACATGCGCTTTGCACTTCGCCGCGCAACCTCACGGACCGCCAGCTTCATGCAATCCGAGATACGGGCGGCCTGGTCGGCTTCAATTTCGCTACCTTTTACCTGAACCCGGACGGCACCGCCGCATCCGACACCTCCTGGGACACAATGCGACGTCAGCTCGATTACCTCATCACAGAGGCGGGCGAAGATCATGTCGGGCTCGGGTCCGATTTCGACGGCTGCGTCCTGCCTGATCTGATCGGCGATGTGACCGGAGTGCCAAGGCTCTTTCAGGCGCTGGCGGATAGCGGTTATGACGACTTGATATTGACAAAGCTCGCGCGCGAAAACTGGCTGGCCTGCCTCGAGCGCAGTCTGAAACCGGCCAGCTGA
- a CDS encoding gamma-glutamylcyclotransferase yields MTGLTDAFAFHPELRDRIADPMTSFMREITVDMLRERYPQLEATLEWVHSDSEREATRTKALAGRDNDDLWIFAYGSLMWDPALRFSEVRRTEVDGHARRFILLDDAARGSEGAPGLMAALDSGSGCEGLAFHIAAKDVDTETEILWRREMIGPGYEPRFVTARIDGDDIEALTFVADHDADVIRPDLSRAQQIECIAQGEGFLGTSRAYLANIVSQLDILGIHDADCARLLRDVDDFQAASAGKVGEN; encoded by the coding sequence ATGACCGGACTTACCGATGCGTTCGCCTTTCATCCTGAACTTCGGGACAGGATCGCCGACCCGATGACATCCTTTATGCGGGAGATCACGGTCGACATGCTGCGGGAGCGGTATCCGCAACTGGAAGCCACGTTGGAATGGGTGCATAGCGACAGTGAGCGTGAGGCGACGCGCACCAAGGCGCTGGCGGGCAGAGATAATGACGATTTGTGGATCTTTGCCTACGGCTCCCTGATGTGGGACCCGGCCTTACGGTTCTCCGAGGTACGCCGAACCGAGGTCGACGGCCATGCACGCCGGTTTATTCTCCTGGATGATGCCGCACGCGGCAGCGAGGGTGCGCCCGGCCTCATGGCCGCACTGGACAGCGGTTCGGGATGTGAGGGATTGGCCTTCCATATTGCCGCCAAGGACGTCGATACGGAAACGGAAATCCTGTGGCGGCGGGAGATGATCGGACCGGGCTACGAGCCGCGCTTCGTCACAGCCAGAATTGACGGCGATGACATCGAGGCGCTGACCTTCGTCGCCGATCACGATGCCGATGTCATCCGACCGGATTTGAGCCGGGCACAACAGATCGAATGTATCGCACAAGGCGAAGGGTTTCTGGGAACCAGCCGTGCCTATCTCGCCAATATCGTATCTCAACTCGATATCCTGGGCATTCATGATGCGGACTGTGCGCGGCTTTTAAGGGACGTGGACGATTTTCAGGCCGCATCCGCCGGCAAGGTCGGTGAGAATTGA
- a CDS encoding DUF2235 domain-containing protein: MADRLILCLDGTWNSSFNVRERDDKTTVLKPTNPLKLARAVLPHDSRGGTRQITYYDSGVGAQGLYPGLSNKLLNFADSKLGGGWGAGFEANIEQATTFISNNYSDGDQIYIFGFSRGAAQARGLTNFISWLGGVPAKDDAYYIPIFFRHYLENGGGGSPLDIVNSRGEAPAERITPIKVTYLGVWDTVMALGSRFRATGETSVSEKSFHVREIPADCVLNVRQGLAIDEKRYDFRPEVWRDSVKGQSLEQRWFAGAHGNVGGSYGDDGMANVALHWIVDGAKTLGLAVDEKFLAKYRQYVQDEIGDTHTLTYKAIELLRLKRGKGFRKIDGYPESAKLSIDPSVIKRLCSDPSDHTEMTQRYRPRQIVEIARKHKHDWEEFIRSFGLDPAEYGFPEDI, translated from the coding sequence TTGGCCGATCGACTGATCCTTTGCCTCGACGGAACATGGAACAGTTCATTTAATGTTCGCGAACGAGACGACAAAACCACGGTTCTAAAACCGACGAACCCTTTGAAACTGGCGCGCGCAGTTTTGCCGCATGATAGTCGAGGCGGAACTCGGCAGATCACCTACTACGACTCTGGTGTCGGTGCTCAGGGGCTCTACCCGGGCTTAAGCAACAAGCTGCTTAATTTTGCGGATAGCAAGCTCGGCGGCGGTTGGGGGGCAGGCTTCGAGGCAAATATCGAGCAGGCGACAACCTTCATTTCCAATAATTATTCCGATGGTGACCAGATCTATATTTTCGGCTTCAGCCGGGGCGCCGCACAAGCGCGGGGACTGACAAATTTCATTTCCTGGTTGGGTGGTGTGCCTGCAAAAGACGACGCCTACTATATTCCCATTTTTTTTCGTCATTATCTTGAAAATGGCGGCGGTGGCAGTCCGCTGGACATTGTGAATTCTCGCGGGGAAGCACCTGCCGAGAGAATAACACCCATTAAAGTCACCTATCTTGGTGTGTGGGATACGGTGATGGCTCTGGGATCTCGATTTCGGGCGACCGGTGAAACGTCTGTCTCAGAAAAATCGTTTCATGTCCGTGAAATACCCGCCGACTGCGTTTTGAATGTTCGCCAGGGGCTGGCAATCGATGAAAAACGATACGATTTCCGCCCGGAAGTCTGGCGGGACAGCGTAAAAGGTCAGTCCCTCGAGCAACGTTGGTTTGCCGGAGCGCATGGAAATGTCGGTGGCAGTTATGGGGATGACGGCATGGCCAATGTGGCACTTCATTGGATTGTTGACGGTGCAAAAACGCTTGGGTTGGCAGTCGATGAGAAGTTCCTCGCCAAGTACCGGCAGTATGTGCAGGATGAAATAGGTGACACCCACACATTGACGTACAAGGCTATTGAATTGCTTCGGTTAAAGCGCGGAAAAGGTTTCAGAAAAATAGACGGTTATCCGGAATCTGCGAAACTCTCGATCGATCCCTCTGTTATCAAGCGTCTGTGCAGCGATCCTTCAGATCATACTGAGATGACGCAACGCTATCGGCCTAGGCAGATCGTGGAGATCGCGAGGAAGCACAAGCATGACTGGGAGGAGTTTATCCGAAGCTTCGGTTTGGACCCAGCAGAGTATGGGTTTCCTGAAGATATTTAG